From the Oceanobacillus kimchii X50 genome, the window CGGAATCTATCATAAATATTGCAAATAGAGCAAAGGAAGAAGGAACAAAAATAATTAGTATAACCAATTACCCCGACTGTACTTTGGCAAAGTTATCCGATTACAATCTTTCTTATTTCGTTTCTACCGAGTATCGTGAAACATTCAATCTGACTACGCAAATACCTGTCATTCATTTATTAGAAAGTCTAGCTAAAGAAACGTATAAATATATTAATACTTAAGTTTTATTCAATAGTTAAGCGCTTATATCTAACTTATATGAGATAACTAATTTCTGTAAATAGATATACGATGTTCTGTTTTTTGTTTCATCATGTTGGGAGCTGTTTCAAAGTAGGAACAGGGTGTACCTTTATTTTTTTATATTAAGTATGCTAATTTTTGTACTTGAATTTCATAATAAGATATTTCGTATGAAATCCCAATGTTACGCTGCTTGATTTCCAATGCATATGGAAAACTTTAACTCACCTTTATAAAAGTTTTTTAGATTTCAAGCGTATTAGTTTTTGTACACAATAGTGCTATAATTAAATAACAGAATTTTTATAATTTAAATTCAGAATGGGGGCCACACATGACTAACAAAATCATTGATTGGATGCACCCAAATCCACTTTTTGTACATCCAGAAGACCCTTTAAAACGTGTGCTTCACATCCTATTGGAAAATAATAGGACAGAAATAGCAGTAGTAGAGGAACAGAAATGGAAAGGAATTATTAAGTTACAAGATGTGATTCAAAAAGATAGTAGTGGTAAAGGAATTAGCTTATTCGTAAGGAATTGTGATCGTGTCGCTTCTGCTGATTTACTAATTGATAAGCTTCAGGATATTCCTACATATATTGTTAATGATGAAGGAGAATTAATTGGAGAAATAACAGCTAAGGAATGGTTTCATTATCATACAGAGATAACAAAACAATTAAAACAAAAAGATGAAATGTTAAGTTTGTACGAAATGGTTTTTGATACGGCATACGAAGGTTTGACGGTGGTAGATGATAAAGGAATAATTCGTTTATTTAATGAAGCATATAGTAGATATGTAAATGTACCTACAGAAGAAGCAATCGGAAAAGATGCTGCATTAATTATAGAAAATACGCGATTACCGGTGGTATTAAAAACAGGTGTACCAGAACGAAGTCAGGCGCATCGATTACAAGGGCAAAATTTAGTCGTGCATCGAATACCAATATGGAAAGATAATAAGGTGATTGCAGCAGCTGGTATTTTGGTTTATGAAGGTGTATCTGAAATTTATCAAGTAATCGATCAGATGGAAGAATTAGATAAAGGGAAGCATAGTAAATTAAAAAAGGATCAACCGTATAAGAAAAATTTGCTGACTCGATTTGAAGATTTACTAGGCGATAGCCCTTGTTTTACAAAGACCAAAAAAATAGCTAGAAAAGCTTCGCAATCAAAAGCTCCGGTATTAATAACAGGAGAGAGCGGAGTTGGGAAAGATATTGTTGCAAAAGCTATTCATAATGAGAGTCCTTTAACTAACGGAAGATTTATAAGCGTAAATTGTGCTGCTATCCCGGAAGCATTATTAGAATCAGAATTGTTCGGTTACAGTTCGGGAGCATTCACAGGAGCAGAAAAAGGCGGGAAACCTGGAAAAATAGAATTAGCCCATAGGGGGACGCTTTTTCTAGATGAAATTGGTGACATGCCATTAACAATGCAAGCTAAAATTTTGCGTGTTATTCAAGAGAAAAGTGTGGAAAGGGTAGGAAGTAATCATCAATCAAATATCGATTTCAGGTTGATAACTGCAACAAATAAAGATATCAAGCAGATGGTACTTGATGGAACATTTAGAGATGATTTGTATTATCGTTTGTATGTTATACCTATTCATATTCCTCCTTTACGAGAGAGGGCGGAGGATATCCCAATCATTGTTTCACATAAAATAGCCGAATTAAATAATGAATATGGTGATGAAAAAACGATTGATCAATTAGTAGTTCAATGGATGTATACTCAACCATGGAAAGGAAACATTAGAGAGCTTATCAATTTTTTAGAAAGATTATATGTGCTAGCAGAAAATCAACATATGACATTAGAAAATATACCTGATCTAGATGACAGACAACGATTAACATCTTATAACTTTCTAACAAATAAAAAAGCATCAGAGTCGTTATCGGGAGAAGAAGAGAAGGAACGTATAAAAGAAACATTGGAACATGTAAATGGCAATAAGACAAAGGCTGCAAAATTATTAGGAATATCCCGTGCTACGCTCTATAATAAAATATCTCGCTATACCCTTGAATAAACATGTCAAATTAGGCAGTGCTGACATTAAGTGTCTAGACAGTTAGACAATAATAAATCCTTGAAATGGAGATGCAGTAACTTTGACCTGAGTTGGCATACTTTTTGCATGTATACAATTGAAAGGAGGTTTTTAGCGTGAAACTTACTGAAACGAGATCTTTGTTTCCTGAAGAAAAAGGAATAGAAAAAGTTAGCTATTCCATTACTTTAAGTGAGGACGAACAACTAATTTCTAAAACGATACATCAATTAGTGGACGAGAAAATTCTCCCTTATATGGACCAATTGGAAGATCATGATTATACGTTACAGAAAAAGAGAATGAAAGAAGTTGGCCAATTAGGTTTAATGGGTGCAGAAGTTCCTGAAAAATATGGTGGACTTGAAGCTGGAAAACGTATGTCTGGAATTATTGCAGAAAAAATGGGGTATGCTGCTTCCTTTAGTGTAGCATTTAATATTCACTCTGGTGTAGGTACGTTACCATATGTATATTTTGGAAATGAAAATCAGAAAAATCAATATCTACCAAAACTTGCTTCAGGAGAATGGGTGGGGGCGTACGCTCTAACCGAACCAAACGCTGGGTCCGATGCATTGGCTTCCAAAACGACTGCAAAATGGAACGAAGAGAAGCAGGTGTGGACATTAAATGGAGAGAAGCAATGGATTACAAATGCACATATTGCAAATGTATATGTTGTATTTGCTAATACAGAACAAGGTATTACTGCCTTTATTGTTGAGAGAAAGTTTAAAGGAGTATCCATAGGGCCTGAAGAAAAGAAACTAGGTATCAAAGGTTCATCCACAGCAACATTAATTTTAGAGGATGTAGAATTGGATTCTGCACAGGTTCTAGGAGAAATTGGAAAAGGTCATTATATCGCCTTAAATATATTAAATCTAGCAAGGTTGAAAATTGCTTTTTCCAACATTGGCATGTCAAAACAAGCACTTGAACTTGCTATTAAATACGGAAATGAACGTCAACAGTTTGGCAGAAATATTGTTGAATTTGGATTAATTCAGGAGAAAATAGCGAATATGGCTACAGCCATCTATAAGTCAGAGTGTACAGCATACTACACTGCTAGTTTACTTGATCAGCATTTAATAGATAATGGTAAAGATAATTTTATAACATTACTTGCGCGTTATTCTATGGACTGTTCCATCAATAAAGTGCTAGCATCTGAGTCGCTTGATATGATTGTAGATGAAGCATTACAAATCCATGGTGGATATGGTTATATGCAAGAATATGAGGTAGAAAGATTGTACCGTGATGCGAGAATCAATCGTTTATTTGAAGGTACATCTGAAATTAATCGCTTAACGATAGCGAAATCGTTTTTGAAACAATACAATCAAGACAAATTAAATAAGGAAATTGAATTAGAACAAAATGTATATATTCGATACGGGAAATTATTATTAAACAAAATGTTGAAAGCAGTTACTTCGGGTGATGATGAAGTAAATCAAATTTATCAGGGAGTAATTGCAGACAGTGTGATGGATGTTTATGTGATGATAACGGCTGAGATTAATAGTGATCACTCCGAAGTAACAAAGCAAATGGCACAAATAATATTAGAAGAGAATTTACAACGTATTCTTGAAAGAACCAAGCGTATAATTGTAGCTCTAGTGGAGGATGAATTAGTACAACAGAAGTATTTAGATGAAATCGAGGAATTAATCATTCCTAATTATATTAATATATATGAAGCTAAGGAGAATATAGCAAAATCACTAATAAGAAAAGGGGGATATTATGTCTAAAATCGGGTTTATTGGATTAGGGAATATGGGGTTACCGATGTCTATTGGATTAATGAACAGTGGATATGAAGTCATAGGCTATGATGTAAATGAGGAAAGGTCGCTGCTTTTTAAAAAGTCTGGAGGAAATATTGCTCTTTCATGCGCTAACTTAGTTGCAGAAAGTGATGTAATCCTTACTAGTTTGCCATCTAATAAAGCGGTTGAAGCTGTATACCTAGACAAAGATGGCTTGCTTGTTCATTGTAATTCTTCACAAGTAGTGATTGATACAAGCACAGTTGCTCCTGAGTTAAATCAGCAATTGGAAGCCTCCTTGTCGGAAAAATCGATTCCATTCTTAGCAGCTCCGGTTAGCGGTGGTGTGGTTGGTGCAGAAAACCAAACCTTAACCGTGATGGTGGGAGGGAAGAAAGAGTCTTTCCAAAAAGTAAAAGATATTCTGAATGTCATTGGAGGAAACGTCTTTCATGTTGGCGAACAAATAGATAAAGGAACGACTGTTAAACTTATCAATAATCTATTGATTGGATTTTATACTGCAGGAGTAAGTGAAGCACTTCAAATTGCTAATCAAAAAGACATTGATTTAAATGATTTATTTTCGATGATGAATGTTAGTTACGGACAAAGTAGAATTTATGAAAGAAATTATAAAACATTTATAGAGCCCAATGATTTTAATCCAGGTTTTGCATTAAAGCTATTAAGAAAAGATTTAGAGTTTGCTATGGAAGTTGCAGACAATAATCAATTGGATTTGCCAATTAGTAAATCGTTGTTAGATTTGTATAGGAATTTAGAACAACAAGGTTATGGAGATCAAGATATGGCAGTTTTATATAAATATTTAAAAGATACCATTGATAAAAATAAGGAGGCGACGACATGATCAGTTCTGAAACAAAACATATGCAAAATTATATAAATGGGAAATGGGTAGATGCCAAAAGTGGGAAGCAAGAAGTGATTCCTAATCCCGCAACTGGAGAAACAATAGCTACGGTCACTATCTCTGATGTAGAAGATGTCGATATGGCAGTTGCTGCGGCAAAAGAAGTGTTTCCAGAATGGTCAGACACACCAGTACCAAATCGTACAAGATATCTACTCGATTATTGGAAGTTACTACAAGATAATAAGCAAGAGTTAGCTAAGATCATTACTTTAGAAAATGGAAAATCACTGAGAGATGCACAAGGTGAGGTGCAACGAGGAATTGAAGTAGTTGAATTAGCTACTTCCACTCCTTCTATGATGATGGGGGATGCGCTTCCTAGTATTGCAAAAGGTATAGATGGTTCGATATGGCGCTATCCTTTAGGGGTAGTAGCTGGAATTACGCCTTTTAATTTTCCGATGATGGTTCCACTATGGATGTTCCCTTTAGCAATTGCGTGTGGAAATACATTTGTATTAAAGACTTCAGAAAGAACACCAATATTAGCAGAAAGACTCGTTGAATTATTTTATGAAGCTGGATTTCCAAAAGGAGTTTTAAATTTAGTCCATGGCGGAAAAGAAGTCGTTAATCGATTCTTAACTCATCCAGATATTGAAGCAATTTCTTTTGTTGGTTCGGAGCCTGTGGCTAAACATGTTTATCAAACAGGAACTGCCCACGGGAAACGTGTTCAGGCTCTTGCTGGAGCAAAAAATCATGCAGTAGTAATGCCTGATTGTGACATGGAAAAGACAATTCAAGGGGTTATTGGAGCAGCATTTGGAAGTAGTGGAGAAAGATGTATGGCATGTTCGGTAGTTGCGGTAGTTGATGATATAGCTGATGAATTTTTAGAGCAGTTAGTAAAAGAAACTAATAAACTTCGAGTTGGGGATGGAATGGATGACGCTAATTTTATTGGACCAGTTATTCGAGAATCCCATAAAGAACGAGTACTCCGTTACATCGATTCTGGTGTAGAGGAAGGAGCGCATCTTTTAGTTGATGGAAGGAAAATCAAAGAAGATACTCCAGATGGTTACTATGTTGGAGCAACGATTTTTGATCATGTAACACAAGAAATGAAAATCTGGCAAGATGAGATTTTTGCACCAGTTTTAAGCGTAGTACGTGTATCAGATTTGGAAGAAGGTATTCAGGTAACCAATCAATCGAAATTTGCAAATGGTGCTGTGATTTACACAAATAGCGGCAAATCTGCTCAACAGTTTCGTAACAGAATAGATGCAGGGATGATAGGGGTAAATGTGAATGTTCCTGCACCGATGGCTTTCTTCTCCTTTGCAGGAAATAAAGCATCTTT encodes:
- a CDS encoding acyl-CoA dehydrogenase family protein: MKLTETRSLFPEEKGIEKVSYSITLSEDEQLISKTIHQLVDEKILPYMDQLEDHDYTLQKKRMKEVGQLGLMGAEVPEKYGGLEAGKRMSGIIAEKMGYAASFSVAFNIHSGVGTLPYVYFGNENQKNQYLPKLASGEWVGAYALTEPNAGSDALASKTTAKWNEEKQVWTLNGEKQWITNAHIANVYVVFANTEQGITAFIVERKFKGVSIGPEEKKLGIKGSSTATLILEDVELDSAQVLGEIGKGHYIALNILNLARLKIAFSNIGMSKQALELAIKYGNERQQFGRNIVEFGLIQEKIANMATAIYKSECTAYYTASLLDQHLIDNGKDNFITLLARYSMDCSINKVLASESLDMIVDEALQIHGGYGYMQEYEVERLYRDARINRLFEGTSEINRLTIAKSFLKQYNQDKLNKEIELEQNVYIRYGKLLLNKMLKAVTSGDDEVNQIYQGVIADSVMDVYVMITAEINSDHSEVTKQMAQIILEENLQRILERTKRIIVALVEDELVQQKYLDEIEELIIPNYINIYEAKENIAKSLIRKGGYYV
- a CDS encoding CoA-acylating methylmalonate-semialdehyde dehydrogenase, with product MISSETKHMQNYINGKWVDAKSGKQEVIPNPATGETIATVTISDVEDVDMAVAAAKEVFPEWSDTPVPNRTRYLLDYWKLLQDNKQELAKIITLENGKSLRDAQGEVQRGIEVVELATSTPSMMMGDALPSIAKGIDGSIWRYPLGVVAGITPFNFPMMVPLWMFPLAIACGNTFVLKTSERTPILAERLVELFYEAGFPKGVLNLVHGGKEVVNRFLTHPDIEAISFVGSEPVAKHVYQTGTAHGKRVQALAGAKNHAVVMPDCDMEKTIQGVIGAAFGSSGERCMACSVVAVVDDIADEFLEQLVKETNKLRVGDGMDDANFIGPVIRESHKERVLRYIDSGVEEGAHLLVDGRKIKEDTPDGYYVGATIFDHVTQEMKIWQDEIFAPVLSVVRVSDLEEGIQVTNQSKFANGAVIYTNSGKSAQQFRNRIDAGMIGVNVNVPAPMAFFSFAGNKASFYGDLGTNGKDGVQFYTRKKVVTERWF
- a CDS encoding NAD(P)-dependent oxidoreductase, which gives rise to MSKIGFIGLGNMGLPMSIGLMNSGYEVIGYDVNEERSLLFKKSGGNIALSCANLVAESDVILTSLPSNKAVEAVYLDKDGLLVHCNSSQVVIDTSTVAPELNQQLEASLSEKSIPFLAAPVSGGVVGAENQTLTVMVGGKKESFQKVKDILNVIGGNVFHVGEQIDKGTTVKLINNLLIGFYTAGVSEALQIANQKDIDLNDLFSMMNVSYGQSRIYERNYKTFIEPNDFNPGFALKLLRKDLEFAMEVADNNQLDLPISKSLLDLYRNLEQQGYGDQDMAVLYKYLKDTIDKNKEATT
- a CDS encoding sigma-54-dependent Fis family transcriptional regulator, whose amino-acid sequence is MTNKIIDWMHPNPLFVHPEDPLKRVLHILLENNRTEIAVVEEQKWKGIIKLQDVIQKDSSGKGISLFVRNCDRVASADLLIDKLQDIPTYIVNDEGELIGEITAKEWFHYHTEITKQLKQKDEMLSLYEMVFDTAYEGLTVVDDKGIIRLFNEAYSRYVNVPTEEAIGKDAALIIENTRLPVVLKTGVPERSQAHRLQGQNLVVHRIPIWKDNKVIAAAGILVYEGVSEIYQVIDQMEELDKGKHSKLKKDQPYKKNLLTRFEDLLGDSPCFTKTKKIARKASQSKAPVLITGESGVGKDIVAKAIHNESPLTNGRFISVNCAAIPEALLESELFGYSSGAFTGAEKGGKPGKIELAHRGTLFLDEIGDMPLTMQAKILRVIQEKSVERVGSNHQSNIDFRLITATNKDIKQMVLDGTFRDDLYYRLYVIPIHIPPLRERAEDIPIIVSHKIAELNNEYGDEKTIDQLVVQWMYTQPWKGNIRELINFLERLYVLAENQHMTLENIPDLDDRQRLTSYNFLTNKKASESLSGEEEKERIKETLEHVNGNKTKAAKLLGISRATLYNKISRYTLE